One Paenibacillus crassostreae DNA segment encodes these proteins:
- a CDS encoding MFS transporter has protein sequence MSDSSSSKSNRRQRFLFIIIVFLYWFSMYIYVPILSPYIEHLGASYTVIGIILGVYGLVQILCRLPIGMGSDYIKKRKPFIMLGIVACGVSCLGFTLTEQLGWTLAARAMAGVAASTWVVFTVGFATFYPKNEVSRAMSMMQFTMVIAQLSSMMISGYLVETYSWKVPFVLGGIVALIALVLSCFLKETQEDETRVRMSVKDLLPVMRDPMLFKVSFLSILAHCVLFITMFGYTPNQALNLGASKNDLAWLTLAFMVPHAVATLFAGKYFLTRFGEKVTLIVGFVGSAIFTWCIPIADDFKWLCITQIFNGFAQGLIFPLLLGKSVATIDYSKRATAMGFYQAVYAIGMFIGPFVAGWANSVWGLEGGFRLGAIVAFCASGLAFYWMGNNEQRHEVA, from the coding sequence TTGTCGGATTCATCGTCATCTAAGTCTAACCGCCGACAGCGGTTTCTTTTCATCATCATCGTATTTCTATATTGGTTCTCTATGTACATATATGTCCCCATTTTATCGCCTTACATCGAACATTTAGGTGCGTCCTACACAGTTATTGGAATAATTCTCGGTGTATATGGCCTGGTACAAATTTTATGTAGATTACCCATAGGTATGGGATCAGATTATATCAAGAAACGTAAACCTTTTATCATGCTTGGGATTGTAGCTTGTGGGGTTAGTTGCCTCGGATTTACCCTTACGGAACAATTGGGATGGACATTGGCCGCTAGAGCTATGGCAGGAGTTGCGGCATCTACTTGGGTTGTGTTCACGGTAGGATTCGCAACATTCTATCCCAAGAATGAAGTATCTAGGGCCATGAGTATGATGCAATTCACAATGGTTATCGCCCAACTTTCGAGCATGATGATTAGTGGTTATTTAGTAGAAACGTATAGTTGGAAAGTGCCTTTTGTGCTCGGTGGCATAGTGGCATTAATAGCTTTAGTGTTGTCCTGTTTTCTCAAAGAAACACAAGAGGATGAAACTCGTGTACGGATGTCAGTAAAGGATTTATTACCCGTGATGCGTGATCCAATGTTATTTAAGGTTTCTTTTTTGTCCATACTGGCACATTGTGTATTGTTTATTACGATGTTCGGCTACACACCTAATCAGGCCTTGAATCTGGGTGCTAGTAAGAATGATCTGGCTTGGTTAACGTTAGCGTTTATGGTTCCACATGCAGTAGCTACACTATTTGCTGGGAAATACTTTCTAACCCGTTTCGGTGAAAAAGTAACATTAATTGTTGGTTTTGTAGGTAGTGCAATCTTTACATGGTGTATCCCTATAGCTGATGATTTCAAGTGGTTATGTATAACACAAATATTCAATGGGTTTGCACAAGGATTGATTTTTCCGCTATTACTTGGGAAGTCAGTAGCTACAATTGACTATTCAAAGCGAGCAACTGCTATGGGGTTTTATCAAGCTGTTTATGCTATAGGTATGTTCATTGGGCCTTTTGTAGCTGGATGGGCGAATTCAGTATGGGGATTAGAAGGTGGCTTTAGACTTGGGGCGATTGTTGCTTTTTGTGCAAGTGGACTAGCTTTTTATTGGATGGGCAATAATGAGCAACGACATGAGGTAGCTTGA
- a CDS encoding acyl-[acyl-carrier-protein] thioesterase, with the protein MGNMWTEEHLIYSNEIDHKANCRLSTLLSLMQRAADGNVEQMGGSRDEMLSRNMGWMLTTIDLTCQIIPKFNDTIKISTWNKGTKGPLWLRDYKILDENNQEIAKACTLWALVDIVKRKVLRPSAYPFDIHSNLEDSAGSIPDKMTIADDILLHDAYSITVRYSGIDSNGHLNNARYADICMDALTVEELDNMTIQGFKISYHHEAKMGEEIHILRSDVIEGMIYFKGQSTEGSCYFDACLRIQE; encoded by the coding sequence ATGGGAAATATGTGGACAGAAGAACATCTTATTTATTCTAATGAAATAGATCATAAAGCGAATTGTCGATTATCCACTTTATTAAGTCTGATGCAACGTGCCGCTGATGGAAATGTAGAGCAAATGGGTGGTTCGCGTGATGAGATGCTATCTCGTAACATGGGGTGGATGCTGACAACGATTGATCTGACATGTCAAATAATTCCGAAATTTAATGATACGATAAAAATTTCGACATGGAACAAAGGGACTAAGGGTCCACTGTGGTTAAGAGATTATAAGATCTTAGATGAGAATAACCAAGAAATTGCAAAGGCATGTACATTGTGGGCTCTTGTAGATATTGTTAAGCGAAAAGTGCTTAGACCATCAGCGTATCCGTTTGACATCCATTCCAATCTTGAAGATTCAGCCGGATCTATTCCTGATAAAATGACTATTGCAGACGATATATTGCTGCATGACGCATATTCTATAACTGTAAGATATAGTGGCATTGATAGTAATGGACACTTGAATAATGCTCGATATGCAGATATATGTATGGATGCTTTAACGGTAGAGGAATTGGACAATATGACTATCCAAGGTTTTAAAATTTCGTATCATCACGAAGCCAAAATGGGGGAAGAGATTCATATTCTTCGTTCTGATGTCATAGAGGGTATGATCTACTTCAAGGGACAATCAACGGAGGGTTCCTGTTATTTCGACGCATGTCTGCGGATTCAAGAATAG
- a CDS encoding MBL fold metallo-hydrolase — MISGSIDTEVILPDIAYMRTYIANVCFVGDPVSGHWMLVDTGVATCGDDIKKYADARFGRPPIHILLTHGHFDHVGNVIALADYWDVPIYAHKNELPFLTGQQDYPPGDSTVGGGIMAVVAPMYPHKAIDLQNRIHPLPADGIIPEMDEWRYILTPGHTPGHISLLRDRDKVLIAGDAFITVKQESALAVMQQEKEIHGPPTYFTPDWDTAKDSIVRLAKLPIALAITGHGVPMSGEELTEGLQLLAQNFDSQAIPEQGRYVNEKE; from the coding sequence TTGATTTCTGGTTCGATTGATACTGAAGTCATTCTTCCAGATATTGCATATATGAGGACATATATCGCTAATGTATGTTTCGTAGGGGATCCTGTGAGTGGACATTGGATGTTGGTAGATACTGGAGTTGCAACATGCGGAGATGATATAAAGAAGTATGCTGATGCAAGATTTGGTCGTCCGCCAATTCATATTCTCCTAACCCATGGACATTTCGATCATGTTGGTAATGTCATCGCGCTTGCAGATTACTGGGATGTTCCTATTTATGCACATAAGAATGAACTTCCATTTTTGACTGGGCAACAAGATTACCCTCCAGGAGATTCTACAGTAGGGGGTGGTATTATGGCGGTTGTGGCTCCTATGTATCCGCACAAAGCAATTGATCTGCAGAATAGAATTCATCCTTTACCGGCTGACGGAATTATTCCTGAAATGGATGAATGGCGTTATATTCTAACACCGGGGCATACACCTGGACATATATCATTGTTAAGAGATAGAGATAAAGTGCTAATCGCAGGGGATGCCTTTATAACCGTCAAACAAGAATCTGCACTTGCCGTCATGCAACAGGAGAAAGAAATTCACGGTCCTCCTACGTACTTCACTCCAGATTGGGATACAGCCAAAGATTCAATTGTACGCTTAGCAAAATTACCTATAGCACTAGCAATAACGGGGCATGGAGTTCCCATGTCTGGAGAAGAACTTACCGAAGGACTTCAACTACTAGCTCAAAACTTTGATAGCCAAGCAATCCCCGAACAAGGAAGATATGTGAATGAAAAGGAATAA
- a CDS encoding DNA topoisomerase III, translating into MKSLILAEKPSVAREIARVMGSKEKHKGYFEGPKYIVTWALGHLVGLAEPEDYDHKFASWNLEDLPILPESMKLKVLRETSQQFKVVQQQARRQDVSDLIVATDAAREGELLARWIMNMIKWNKPFQRLWISSQTDKAIKEGFATLKPGRQFDRLYESARCRAEADWMIGLNITRALTCKFNAQLSAGRVQTPSLGMIMDREKEIINFRSEEYDTLSGDLGNFTATWRDSRGDARMFDRTLAEVLQNKLQGKTGVIDKVKKSEKVEPHPLAYDLTELQRDANRRFGFSAKQTSNVLQRLYEQYKLVTYPRTDSRYLTSDMTGTFKERLESVAVGPYATLARPLLRKNLTITKRIVDDSKVSDHHAIIPTEETVLLNLLNADERKLYDLIVRRFISLFYPPARYDDVVVSVKVEDEFLHTKGTTVKEIGWREVYGGGDVADDADDDDSLDQQDSRSVLPELQVGDSVKVNRCTVRPGRTLPPKRYTEALLLSQMEKYGLGTPATRADIIEKLVSSDTIERKGNILHPTGKGKQLIELVSPQLRTPDLTAKWESELEKIARGDGSPDLFLKGIRSMSKELIAGVKGSSVEYKPHNVSNSHCPECNTRLLEKKNKRGTLLICPKEDCGYRRSAEKRLSNRRCPQCHKKMEMKEGKAGLYVQCLTCGITETVNKDNKHINKREERKLVDKFTKQETVGSNLGDILKAALEQKNKG; encoded by the coding sequence ATGAAATCATTAATATTAGCAGAAAAACCATCCGTTGCTCGTGAAATTGCTCGGGTAATGGGGAGTAAAGAAAAGCATAAAGGATATTTCGAGGGACCTAAATACATTGTAACTTGGGCACTAGGACATCTAGTCGGCTTAGCGGAGCCAGAAGATTATGATCATAAATTTGCATCTTGGAACTTAGAGGATTTACCCATTCTTCCAGAATCCATGAAGTTGAAAGTGCTAAGGGAGACAAGTCAGCAATTTAAGGTGGTTCAGCAGCAGGCAAGACGTCAAGACGTTAGCGACTTAATTGTCGCGACGGATGCTGCACGTGAAGGGGAATTGTTAGCACGGTGGATCATGAACATGATCAAATGGAATAAGCCTTTTCAACGTTTGTGGATTTCTTCGCAGACAGATAAAGCAATTAAAGAAGGTTTCGCGACATTGAAGCCAGGGCGTCAATTCGATCGTTTATATGAATCTGCACGCTGTCGAGCTGAAGCGGACTGGATGATTGGCTTGAATATTACAAGAGCGCTGACTTGTAAGTTCAATGCACAGCTATCGGCAGGGCGAGTGCAGACACCATCTCTTGGAATGATTATGGATCGTGAGAAAGAAATTATAAATTTTCGTTCAGAAGAGTATGATACGCTTTCTGGTGATTTAGGGAATTTCACAGCAACGTGGAGAGATAGTCGTGGCGATGCTCGAATGTTCGATCGGACACTAGCTGAAGTCCTACAGAATAAATTACAAGGTAAGACGGGAGTAATAGATAAGGTTAAAAAGTCAGAAAAGGTAGAACCTCATCCGCTGGCGTATGATCTTACTGAACTTCAGCGAGATGCGAATAGACGCTTCGGATTCTCAGCTAAACAGACTTCAAATGTACTACAACGACTCTATGAACAGTATAAACTAGTCACATACCCGAGAACGGATAGTCGCTATTTAACTTCAGATATGACAGGAACTTTCAAGGAACGGCTAGAAAGTGTAGCGGTTGGACCATACGCAACATTAGCGCGGCCATTATTACGCAAGAATCTAACTATCACGAAACGAATCGTAGATGATAGCAAAGTTAGTGATCATCACGCCATTATTCCTACTGAAGAGACGGTTTTATTGAACTTACTTAATGCAGATGAACGGAAACTTTATGATCTTATTGTGCGTCGGTTCATAAGTTTGTTCTACCCACCTGCTCGTTATGATGATGTTGTTGTTAGTGTAAAAGTGGAGGATGAGTTCCTTCATACGAAAGGAACAACAGTTAAAGAGATCGGTTGGCGTGAAGTATATGGTGGTGGAGACGTAGCGGATGATGCGGATGATGATGATTCTTTAGATCAGCAGGATAGTCGATCTGTATTACCTGAATTACAAGTTGGAGATTCTGTAAAAGTAAACCGTTGTACTGTTCGTCCAGGTCGCACGTTACCACCCAAACGGTACACAGAAGCGCTGCTCTTATCTCAAATGGAGAAGTATGGATTAGGAACACCGGCTACCCGTGCAGATATTATTGAAAAACTGGTATCATCGGATACGATTGAGCGTAAGGGAAACATTCTACATCCTACGGGAAAAGGGAAACAATTGATTGAATTGGTATCTCCACAGCTTCGCACCCCAGATTTAACAGCTAAATGGGAATCAGAGCTTGAGAAGATTGCTCGTGGTGATGGAAGCCCTGATTTATTCCTTAAAGGTATTCGTAGTATGTCGAAGGAATTAATCGCAGGTGTAAAAGGGAGTTCCGTGGAATATAAGCCTCATAATGTATCTAATAGTCACTGCCCGGAATGCAACACTCGGCTATTAGAAAAGAAGAATAAACGTGGTACCTTACTCATCTGTCCAAAAGAAGATTGTGGTTATCGCCGCTCGGCTGAGAAAAGATTATCAAATCGCCGTTGTCCACAATGCCATAAGAAAATGGAAATGAAAGAAGGAAAGGCTGGGCTATATGTGCAATGCCTTACTTGCGGAATTACTGAGACTGTAAATAAAGATAACAAACATATCAATAAACGTGAAGAGCGGAAGTTGGTAGATAAATTCACGAAGCAAGAAACGGTAGGTTCTAACTTAGGTGACATCCTGAAGGCAGCTTTAGAACAGAAGAACAAGGGGTAG
- a CDS encoding DUF1294 domain-containing protein gives MGTALWIWFIFINMVGYLVMSEDKKRAQKRRDRVPERTLFLLAAIGGALGVIIAMYRKRHKTKHVSFRIGIPILLFMNAVLYGYFMI, from the coding sequence ATGGGAACTGCACTATGGATTTGGTTTATTTTCATAAACATGGTGGGTTATCTGGTCATGTCTGAAGACAAGAAGAGAGCCCAGAAGAGGCGAGATCGCGTACCAGAGAGAACACTTTTCCTGTTAGCAGCAATAGGAGGAGCGTTGGGTGTTATCATTGCGATGTATCGCAAACGGCATAAGACGAAGCATGTAAGCTTCCGAATTGGGATTCCCATTCTACTCTTTATGAACGCTGTTTTGTATGGATATTTTATGATTTAG
- a CDS encoding universal stress protein, with amino-acid sequence MLFSNILVAYDGSKASKKALDHAIALTQAEPNAKITVIHVFGFPRAYFGEAYAAIPSTVTKDYYDLSEQTVQEAKDTLQAAGVSGTVEMIQGAPADVVLEYSKKNQCDVIVIGSRGLGTIRSYVLGSVSHNVVQQARVPVLVVK; translated from the coding sequence ATGCTATTTTCTAACATTTTAGTAGCTTATGATGGTTCTAAAGCATCGAAGAAGGCACTGGATCACGCAATTGCATTAACACAAGCAGAACCAAACGCAAAGATTACAGTTATTCATGTTTTTGGTTTTCCACGTGCGTATTTTGGTGAAGCATATGCCGCGATTCCATCTACGGTGACAAAGGATTATTATGATTTATCTGAACAAACCGTACAAGAAGCGAAGGATACCCTACAAGCTGCTGGTGTATCAGGAACCGTTGAAATGATTCAGGGTGCTCCTGCTGATGTCGTACTTGAGTATTCCAAAAAGAACCAATGTGATGTTATCGTTATTGGTAGTCGTGGACTTGGAACTATTCGTTCATATGTCCTTGGAAGTGTCAGTCATAATGTCGTGCAACAAGCTCGAGTTCCAGTACTCGTAGTTAAATAA